The Chlamydia sp. 04-14 DNA segment TATGCTCTGTACGAACTCTGACAGAGATTCCAGTTATGTAATTAATAGAACACTAGCATTAATTGGACGTATAGAAAAGGAATGTTGGAATGATATTACACAACCTAATTCCACGAAATTCCCCCCAGGTTCTATAGCTTATGGACCTTGGATAAATAAGTCTGAGGAAATAGCGCCTGCCTCTCATTTGATCTTTATCAACCCACCTACTATCGAAGTTCTTCTCTATACTAAACAATTACAAAGAGCTATTACCTTTCAAGATTTCAACCATAAGGAAGCCTTTAAAAATCTCGTAGATGCTTATCTCAAATGCTTCCGTATTTGTAGGGAAAATAAAATTACCTCGCTGCAGCTCGAACTTCTAGGATTAAATGATATTAGCTCACATCAAGAAGAATACGAAATGTGGTATTCTCAATGTGCCTTAGCCTTACTAGAAGCTATACGTATAGAAGAAAGATGCAAAGAACGAACGGTAAAACAAATTACCGTAAACAACCAAAAAGAACTCCCTCTGTTGTCTATCTTACAAAAAGCTTACAACAATTAAAATTCTGCTAAGCTTTTTGCTGCTTGAAGAATTTTCTCTTTCTGTGGAAGAACTTCATTTTCGAGTATCTTTGAGTAGGGAACAGGAGCATGTAATCCAGCAACACGACGGATAGGTGCATCAAGATACGAATATGCCTGTTCGGCTACAGTAGCAGCAAGCTCACTACCGAATCCACAAAACTCTGAAGCCTCGTGAGCAATAAGAAGTTTCCCTGTTTTCTTCACAGATTCTAAAACGGTAGCGAAATCACAAGGAACTATGGTTCGTAAGTCGATAACCTCAACAGAAATATCTAAAGCTTCTAATTCCCTAGCAACTTCCATACTCATAACCAAGGACATTCCCCAAGAAACAATTGTTAGATCCGAACCTGGATGAGTAATCGCTGCTTTACCGAAAGGCAAAACATAATCCGAAGAAAATACTGGGCAAGCGCTAAAAATACGTCGTTGATATAACGCCTTATGCTCTAAAAAAACTACTGGATTGGGATCACGAATTGCAGCTTTTAATAAAGCCTTTGCATCCGCAGCGTTAGACGGATACGCAACTTTAATTCCCGGACAATGTGCTAAAAATGCTTCTATACTTTGAGAATGGTAAGGACCACCTTGTATATACCCTCCACAAGGAGCTCTAATAACTAAAGGGATTTCCCACTCTCCTGCAGAACGGTAGTAAATACTAGAAGCTTCGGAAAATAACTGATTAATTCCTGGCCAGATATAATCAGCAAACTGAATTTCAGCAACAGGCTTATGAATACCATCCATAGCCATACCGATAGCAGTTCCTATAATTGTAGCTTCTGCTAACGGCGTGTTAAAACAACGTTCTATACCAAATTTATCAGTAAGATTTCTTGTAACACCAAAAACTCCACCTTTATCTCCAGCAACATCTTCACCGAAAACAACTACTCCAGAATCTCTGTTCATTTCTTCAATCAGAGCTTCCGTAATTGCGTCGCGCATTACTTTCGGTTGTGTATCGCGTAAACGCTGAGCTTCTAAAGAATCTTCATAATCAATTAGAGAAATCGTATGTGGAGAAAATACGTCATGACTTGTAGAACCTTTGCTAGGGAAAGGGAGCGCTTCAGCAAGTTCGCAAGCACGAGCAATCTCAGCTTCTGCTTCAGCTTTTATTTCTAAAATCTCAGCAGATGAAATACCGCATTCCTCTATCATTTGTCGTTCTAAACGAATTAGAGGATCATTACTTATGCAATGATCTAAGTCTTCACGACTACGATATTTCTCATGGTTATCAGAGTTGCTATGCGGCTCTAAACGCATAACTTTGATAAGAATTAAAGCAGGAATAGAATCATGTCTAGCTTGATCCACAGCTTTAGAAAATACATCTACCAGACCGAAATAATCGCCACCGTCTACTTCATATACTGAAAGACCCTGATAACTTTCTCCTAAACGAGCTAAGTCTGTAGAGCATTGATCTTTAAAAGGAACAGAAATTGCCCAGGCATTATTCTGGACTACTGTAACTAAGGGTAGCTTATGTAGGGCAACGTAATTTAACATCTCATGGAACTCTCCTTGAGATGTAGCTCCGTCTCCTCCAGAGACATAGACGACTTCTTTAGATTTTGTATGTTTCGCAGCCCAAGCCCGTCCTGCAGCCTGAAGAAATTGTGTACCGACAACACTAGACTGACAACAAATACGCAATTTTTTGTGGGAATAATGGTAGGGCATCATTCTACCAGAAGAATGATTGGGAGCTAATCTTGCAAGAAAAGAAGCAAAGATCTCGGAAAAATCACATCCTAACCCTATAGGAAATCCTTGATCTCTATAATAAGGGAAAGACCAATCTTTACCTGGGATGAGACTCTTTCCTGCGACAACTCCTGCAAGTTCATGACCAGCACAAGATAACTGGAAAGTTCCTCCAGAGTCGCTTTGTCGAGAAAGAAGGAGCATTTTGTTCTCAGCAAATCTTAAACTCCAGACTAATTTCAGAACTTCCTTAATAGAAGATCCTAGTTCATGCTGTATTGCTACCATACCTGCTCCTCGGATAGACTCACGCTATCCCTTATCTATACGGCGAAGTCGGAAAAAAAACCCTTTATTTTATCCAAGAAACTACGTTTCTTAGGGAAATTCTCTGCCTTTTCCGTAGTTGCGAACTTGCGGAGTAACTCCTTTTGTTCTTCTGATAGATTTTGTGGGGTCTCTACAGAAACTCGAACAAGTAAATCTCCGCGTCCTCTACCATGAACATTCGGGAATCCCTGATTCTTAATCTTAAGAATTGTTCCACTTTGGATTCCTTCAGGAACCGTAAGGCGGCACGTGCCTTCCTTCAAGAGGGTGGGGATTTCTTTCTTCATTCCTAAAGCTGCGTCGACAAAACCAATAGGCAATTCCAAAATCAGATCATCCCCGCGTCTCTCAAAAACAGGGTGCGTTTCTACATCAATAAAAACGTAGAGATCTCCAGCAGGAGCTCCGTTTTGCCCGGCATCTCCATAACCTTCCATCTTTAAACGCATTCCAGAATCAACTCCGGCAGGAATTTGTACATGAACATTGCGTTTATCTTTAATTCTTCCTTGTCCTCGACAATTGGAACAAGGATCCGTGATCACACGCCCCTCTCCACCGCACTCAGGACATGTTGATGCCATAGAAAAAAATCCACGACTCTGAACGATCTGTCCAGAACCTTTGCATCGATCGCAGCATTTAATTCCTTGCTCACTAGCAGCACCACTACCAGAACAAGTTTCACAAGTTTTATATCCAGAGACGAGGAGCTCTTTCTCTACGCCACGAGCAGCTTCTTCAAATGTTAGGGTGATATGAACTTTCTTACTAGCTCCCTGACGGGCTCCCGCAGGATCGCCACGCATGCCAAAAGCTTCTCCAAGACCACCAAATAGACCTTCAAAAAAGCTTCCGCCGCCACCAAACTCTCCGCCGAAAGCTCCCATAAAGGTGCGCAGAGCATCTTCCATGTTGCCCATGCCGCCCGCACCACCGAAACCACCGGCTCCGGCAAAAGGTCCGTCCTTACCATAGCGATCGTAAGATTCTCGCTTTTGAGGATCACTCAAAACTTCATAAGCTTCGGAGACTTCCTTGAAACGTTTTTCAGCCTCAGCATCTCCTGGATTTTTGTCAGGGTGATACTTAACGGCTAACTTACGGTAAGATTTTTTTATTTCCTCGGGCGAGGCAGTTTTAGAAACACCTAAAACATCATAGTAATCCATAAATCAAACACCACTAGATGGGATATTTTTCTAACGACTGCGGTATTTAGCTGCGGCTTTAGATTTAGCTCGCTTCTTTACTGAAGGTTTATCATAAAACCTGTGTGCTTTAGCAGCCTTTAAGATCCCTTCTTTATCAACTTTCTTTTTCAAAATTCTCAGAGCTCGATCTACAGGCTCACCAACTCTAACTTTAACACTGGGCATGCATTACCTTATTTCGCATAATAATCACTGTTAAGCCTAAAACAATACAGCTATACGTCTCACTCTGCTATGTTAGAGGCGCCTCGATTGTAACATCAGATCTATTACCCTTCAAGAGTTAGTTGACGTGCAACGCACTGAAAAAGCAGTAGGATTGATTTTAATCCAGCGTGCCTACTGATTGGAATATTGTTAAATTAAAAAAAACAAGAACAACTGCGGTAGTCTGGGATCAGTTGCTGACTACACTCCAAAAGCATAAGTTGAGAAACTACATTTCTCCTGATATGGTCAATTGAAGGTGCTACTTCTTCTATACGAATGCTATTTGAAAAACTATCAATGAAAAGTTGTGGATTGGGAGAGATGACGTGGTAGCAATTATTTGCTAAACAATACTCGGAAGCTTCTCCATAGGGTAATAAAATTCCGGGACCAACCCCGTTCTTTTCATAGATAAACCCATCTTCCGAGAGATCTGAGCTAAGAGTTAATACTCCGCCCTTCTTTCCTAAGGGAAGCATCAAAGCCTTTCCCTTGTCCTTCGGAGTCAAATATCCCTCCAAGGAACTATAACCTATCATAGGCACCTTTCGAGATAAGGCCAACCCCTGGGCAAAAGACAACCCAACACGCGTTGCAGAAAAATTCCCTGGACCAGCCGCAACTCCAATCCCCTGGAAACATAAAGAACTATTTTTAAAAATAAATTCTAGGACCAATCCTTGATCTGGACCAACGGGTAGATGCCAGTGTTTCAATACCTTCTGGTGGTCTACGTAGGCTAAAAATGGTTGATACCCAGAAGTATCAATAATAACATATCTATGAAAATGCATAATTCAAATTAGAATCGAACAGGTAAACTATAGCAACTAAAAAACTTTTAATCAAAAAAAATAACAAAACTAAATAATAAATAAGCATCTCTAAAGATTTAGAAATATTTAAACTCAGCATACAAACACAATAAATCTAAAATAGATTTATTACGTTCTAAAAAGCTTGAAAACTTTTCTTTAATCTAAAAATGTTGTTATTTTGATTGAACGACCGTTCATTCTCTTATTGCAAAGAGAATTCGGACAATCTCTTGTAAACTAGAAAATTGATAACAATTTTCTTGATTATCAGAAAATCTTTTACAGATCTTAGACAATTCAAATAGCTAGCAACAAGAGTGATACCGATGATCTGAAAATTATTCTAAATCAAGATCTGATAAAAAAACATGAGAAATTATTTAATCTGAAACATATAGGCAAAAATATTCGAGAATTGTTTTTTTTAAAAATCAAGAAAAACGATTTGCGTAAAACCCTCATCTTTTTTAATTCTTATTCCTTGGCTCTGCTATTTCTCTAGTAGTTGTGTAGGTGCACTAATTTCGATTATTTTGTAATATATCGAAAAGAGGATCTTTATTGTTGAAAGTGCTGCTATCAATAAGTTATCAGAGCAACTTAGATAAATGTATCCGATGATTTTAGTATAAGGACAATTGTGGACTCTACAATAAATAACGACTCTCAGATCTTGGATCCCAATCCTGAAGAAGTAGAAAAACTTTTAGATGAATCTGAGGAAGTCGAAGAAAAATCAGATGATCGTTCCTTACCTTCCGAATTATTTATCCTCCCACTAAATAAACGTCCTTTTTTCCCGGGTATGGCGGCTCCAATTCTTATAGAATCAGGACCCTATTACGAGGTATTAAAGCTTCTAGCAAAGTCTTCGCAAAAATACATAGGTTTAGTTCTTACCAAAAAGGAAGATGCGGACATTTTAAAAGTTGGTTTCAACCAGCTTTATCGTGTAGGTGTGGCAGCGCGCATCTTGCGTATTATGCCTATAGAAGGAGGCAGCGCGCAAATATTACTTAGCATAGAAGAACGCATCCGCATTGTAGAGCCTCTCAAAGATAAATATCTTAAAGCACGCGTCTCCTATCATAAAGACAATAAAGAACTAACAGAAGAGCTAAAAGCATATTCTATTAGTATTGTTTCTGTAATTAAAGACCTCTTAAAACTTAATCCCCTATTTAAGGAAGAGCTCCAAATCTTTCTTGGACATTCAGATTTTACTGAACCGGGAAAGCTCGCTGATTTTTCTGTAGCGCTAACAACAGCTACTAGGGAAGAACTTCAAGAAGTGCTTGAAACAACAAATATGCACGATCGTATTGATAAAGCTTTGATCCTCCTTAAAAAAGAGCTGGATCTTAGCCGTCTACAAAGTAGTATCAATCAAAAGATCGAAGCAACGATCACCAAAAGTCAGAAAGAATTCTTCTTAAAAGAACAGCTGAAAACGATCAAAAAGGAGCTGGGGCTAGAAAAAGAAGATCGCGCTATTGATTTAGAAAAATTCATGGACCGGTTAAAAAAACGCCAGGTCCCTGATTATGCCATGGAAGTTATTCAAGATGAGATGGAAAAACTCCAAACCTTGGAAACATCCTCAGCAGAATATACCGTATGCCGTAACTACTTAGATTGGTTAACTATCATTCCTTGGGGAATTCAGAGCAAAGAATACCACGATCTCAAGAAAGCTGAAGTAATTCTTAATAAAGACCACTACGGCCTGGAAGACATCAAACAACGTATTCTAGAACTGATTAGTGTGGGAAAATTATCGAAGGGTCTTAAAGGAAGTATTATTTGTCTAGTAGGGCCTCCAGGAGTAGGTAAAACAAGTATCGGTCGTAGTATAGCCAAAGTTTTACACCGTAAATTTTTCCGTTTTTCAGTAGGCGGAATGCGTGATGAAGCTGAAATCAAGGGACACCGACGCACCTACATCGGTGCTATGCCTGGAAAAATGGTCCAAGCATTAAAACAAAGTCAAGCTATGAATCCCGTCATCATGATTGACGAGGTTGATAAAATCGGTGCGAGCTACCACGGCGATCCTGCATCGGCCTTATTAGAAGTTTTAGATCCGGAACAGAATAAAGACTTCCTAGATCATTACCTTGACGTACGAGTAGATCTATCTAACGTTCTATTTATTCTAACGGCAAACGTATTGGATACTATTCCTGATCCTCTTTTAGATCGTATGGAAATTCTCCGTCTTTCAGGTTATATTCTTGAAGAAAAGCTCCAGATCGCAACGAAATATCTTGTTCCTCGAGCACGAAAGGAAATGGGGCTAACAGCTCGTGAGATTGTATTCCAACCCGAAGCTTTAAAGCATATGATTAATAACTATGCTAGGGAAGCTGGTGTGCGTACATTAAATGGAAACATTAAAAAAGTCCTAAGAAAAGTCGCACTTAAAATAGTTAAAAATCAGGAAAAGACGCATCCAAAACATACACAATATAAAATTAATGTAAGTAACCTTCAGGATTATTTAGGCAAGCCTATCTTCTCCAGCGATCGTTTTTATGACAACACACCTATCGGTGTCGCTACCGGATTAGCTTGGACATCTTTAGGAGGAGCTACTTTATATATTGAAAGTGTTCAAGTTCCTTCAATGAAAACTGATATGCATCTTACAGGACAAGCTGGAGATGTTATGAAAGAATCCTCTCAGATTGCTTGGACATATCTGCATAGCGCATTGGAACGTTATGCTCCTGGTTATAGCTTTTTCTCTAAATCTCAGGTGCACATTCATATTCCTGAAGGGGCAACACCTAAAGATGGTCCTTCAGCAGGTGTAACGATGGTGACTTCCTTATTGTCTTTACTTTTGGACACACCTATTTTAGAGAACTTAGGTATGACGGGTGAAATCACACTAACAGGACGTGTATTAGGAGTGGGAGGAATTCGCGAGAAACTCATAGCTGCACGTCGATCACGATTAAACGTCTTAATCTTTCCAGAGGATAACCGTCGTGATTATGAAGAACTGCCCGCCTATCTAAAAAAAGGTCTGAAGATTCATTTTGTTGCACATTATGACGATGTTTTCAAAGTTGCGTTTCCAGGCATTAATTAACTCTCATGAGATAATTTAGAGCCGTTTTCTTTATAAATTAACGGCTCTAAACTCCAACTAGAAAAAAAACTGTATATTTACAAACGTTCTCAAAATTTCTAAACTGCACATTCTTAAAATAAACCCATGCAGTAGACTTTCATGACCGTCCCTGGATTAACTCCCGATGTTGCTGTCCAAAAAAATCATACCAACCATACTATAACAACAGATCCGACAAAGAAAGTAGAAGGCAAGAAAGGCAGTAACCTTATTGCTCTAATTTGCATGCTTGTCTTAGCTTTGCTAACAGCAGTTATGATGGGAGGTTTTCTAGTTACACCATTTCTCCCTGAAGGGATTTACATTGGTATCACTGCCTTAGCCTCACTTCTTGTAGGCATGGTTCTATTTCCCATAATCATGAGCTGTTTATCAAAACCTCTCGTTGCTGTACGCCCTAGGGATTTAGATCTGTCCAAACTAGATACACGACACAACCGTCTACTTCATGAAATCATCAAAGATGATGAGAAAAAATATGCTCAAGAACAGGAAGGGAAAATCCGTAGAAGACAACGAAGAACTCTAAAAGCTCGTCCTCAGACACAAGCTCAAAGTACATCTTCTGATGAAACACCAAAACAACGAAGAAAAACTTCAACAGTTCTAAGTCTAATTCGGCCCAAAGGTTCCTCTACTAGCGCATCTTCTAATCTGTCCTCTTCTGATTCTGACTCAGATTCTGATTCCTCCAGCCCTAGAACACAACTTAACCCTGTAACCAAACCTTCTTTACCCTCGAAGTATCGCGATTACTTCAACTGCGTGGATTAAAAATAAAATTCATAATATCTAGAGATAAGTTCTAGTAGAGTATTTTTACTAGATTAGTTTATTCTATTTTTTTCCTCGGAAACTTTCCCCTAAATTTATGAGCTGTAGAGAATTAATCATTTTAGGTTGCTCTAGTCAACAACCTACGCGAACGCGTAATCAAGGAGCCTATCTATTTCGTTGGAATAACGAAGGCTTGCTTTTTGATCCAGGCGAGGGAACACAAAGACAATTCATTTTTGCTAATATTGCTCCCACCGTAGTCTCCAGAATTTTTATCAGCCATTTTCATGGGGATCACTGTTTAGGTTTGGGCTCCATGCTTATGAGGCTGAACTTAGATAAAGTTACCCATCCCATACACTGCTATTACCCAGCTTCAGGGAAAAAGTACTTCGATCGCCTACGTTATGGCACTATCTATCACGAAACCATAAATGTTGTAGAACACCCTATAGATAAAGAAGGAATTGTTGAAGATTTCGGCAATTTTCGTATTGAAGCGCGTAAACTCGATCACCTTGTAGATACTTTGGGGTGGAGAATCACCGAACCCGACACGATAAAATTCATTCCAGAAAAAATTAAAGCTTCAGGATTGCGTGGACCTATTATGCAAGATCTCATTCGCGATGATCAGGTAACAGTAAATGGAAATACTATATATCTTAAAGATGTAAGCTATGTAAGAAAAGGGGATAGCGTGGCTGTTATTGCCGATACTCTCCCTTGCCAATCTGTTATAGATTTAGCCAAAGATGCAAGGATCATGTTATGTGAAAGCACATATCTTGAAGAGCATCGTCATTTAGCAGAGAGTCATTACCATATGACAGCAAAACAAGCGGCTACGCAAGCTTTAGCTGCAGGAGCACAACAGCTTGTACTCACGCACTTTTCTGCGCGGT contains these protein-coding regions:
- a CDS encoding tRNA threonylcarbamoyladenosine biosynthesis protein TsaB, yielding MHFHRYVIIDTSGYQPFLAYVDHQKVLKHWHLPVGPDQGLVLEFIFKNSSLCFQGIGVAAGPGNFSATRVGLSFAQGLALSRKVPMIGYSSLEGYLTPKDKGKALMLPLGKKGGVLTLSSDLSEDGFIYEKNGVGPGILLPYGEASEYCLANNCYHVISPNPQLFIDSFSNSIRIEEVAPSIDHIRRNVVSQLMLLECSQQLIPDYRSCSCFF
- the lon gene encoding endopeptidase La gives rise to the protein MDSTINNDSQILDPNPEEVEKLLDESEEVEEKSDDRSLPSELFILPLNKRPFFPGMAAPILIESGPYYEVLKLLAKSSQKYIGLVLTKKEDADILKVGFNQLYRVGVAARILRIMPIEGGSAQILLSIEERIRIVEPLKDKYLKARVSYHKDNKELTEELKAYSISIVSVIKDLLKLNPLFKEELQIFLGHSDFTEPGKLADFSVALTTATREELQEVLETTNMHDRIDKALILLKKELDLSRLQSSINQKIEATITKSQKEFFLKEQLKTIKKELGLEKEDRAIDLEKFMDRLKKRQVPDYAMEVIQDEMEKLQTLETSSAEYTVCRNYLDWLTIIPWGIQSKEYHDLKKAEVILNKDHYGLEDIKQRILELISVGKLSKGLKGSIICLVGPPGVGKTSIGRSIAKVLHRKFFRFSVGGMRDEAEIKGHRRTYIGAMPGKMVQALKQSQAMNPVIMIDEVDKIGASYHGDPASALLEVLDPEQNKDFLDHYLDVRVDLSNVLFILTANVLDTIPDPLLDRMEILRLSGYILEEKLQIATKYLVPRARKEMGLTAREIVFQPEALKHMINNYAREAGVRTLNGNIKKVLRKVALKIVKNQEKTHPKHTQYKINVSNLQDYLGKPIFSSDRFYDNTPIGVATGLAWTSLGGATLYIESVQVPSMKTDMHLTGQAGDVMKESSQIAWTYLHSALERYAPGYSFFSKSQVHIHIPEGATPKDGPSAGVTMVTSLLSLLLDTPILENLGMTGEITLTGRVLGVGGIREKLIAARRSRLNVLIFPEDNRRDYEELPAYLKKGLKIHFVAHYDDVFKVAFPGIN
- the dnaJ gene encoding molecular chaperone DnaJ translates to MDYYDVLGVSKTASPEEIKKSYRKLAVKYHPDKNPGDAEAEKRFKEVSEAYEVLSDPQKRESYDRYGKDGPFAGAGGFGGAGGMGNMEDALRTFMGAFGGEFGGGGSFFEGLFGGLGEAFGMRGDPAGARQGASKKVHITLTFEEAARGVEKELLVSGYKTCETCSGSGAASEQGIKCCDRCKGSGQIVQSRGFFSMASTCPECGGEGRVITDPCSNCRGQGRIKDKRNVHVQIPAGVDSGMRLKMEGYGDAGQNGAPAGDLYVFIDVETHPVFERRGDDLILELPIGFVDAALGMKKEIPTLLKEGTCRLTVPEGIQSGTILKIKNQGFPNVHGRGRGDLLVRVSVETPQNLSEEQKELLRKFATTEKAENFPKKRSFLDKIKGFFSDFAV
- a CDS encoding alpha-ketoacid dehydrogenase subunit alpha/beta, with amino-acid sequence MVAIQHELGSSIKEVLKLVWSLRFAENKMLLLSRQSDSGGTFQLSCAGHELAGVVAGKSLIPGKDWSFPYYRDQGFPIGLGCDFSEIFASFLARLAPNHSSGRMMPYHYSHKKLRICCQSSVVGTQFLQAAGRAWAAKHTKSKEVVYVSGGDGATSQGEFHEMLNYVALHKLPLVTVVQNNAWAISVPFKDQCSTDLARLGESYQGLSVYEVDGGDYFGLVDVFSKAVDQARHDSIPALILIKVMRLEPHSNSDNHEKYRSREDLDHCISNDPLIRLERQMIEECGISSAEILEIKAEAEAEIARACELAEALPFPSKGSTSHDVFSPHTISLIDYEDSLEAQRLRDTQPKVMRDAITEALIEEMNRDSGVVVFGEDVAGDKGGVFGVTRNLTDKFGIERCFNTPLAEATIIGTAIGMAMDGIHKPVAEIQFADYIWPGINQLFSEASSIYYRSAGEWEIPLVIRAPCGGYIQGGPYHSQSIEAFLAHCPGIKVAYPSNAADAKALLKAAIRDPNPVVFLEHKALYQRRIFSACPVFSSDYVLPFGKAAITHPGSDLTIVSWGMSLVMSMEVARELEALDISVEVIDLRTIVPCDFATVLESVKKTGKLLIAHEASEFCGFGSELAATVAEQAYSYLDAPIRRVAGLHAPVPYSKILENEVLPQKEKILQAAKSLAEF
- a CDS encoding ribonuclease Z, which gives rise to MSCRELIILGCSSQQPTRTRNQGAYLFRWNNEGLLFDPGEGTQRQFIFANIAPTVVSRIFISHFHGDHCLGLGSMLMRLNLDKVTHPIHCYYPASGKKYFDRLRYGTIYHETINVVEHPIDKEGIVEDFGNFRIEARKLDHLVDTLGWRITEPDTIKFIPEKIKASGLRGPIMQDLIRDDQVTVNGNTIYLKDVSYVRKGDSVAVIADTLPCQSVIDLAKDARIMLCESTYLEEHRHLAESHYHMTAKQAATQALAAGAQQLVLTHFSARYLNSKEFELEAGKIFPNVAAAEEFRSYPFPKNPSSK
- the rpsU gene encoding 30S ribosomal protein S21; the protein is MPSVKVRVGEPVDRALRILKKKVDKEGILKAAKAHRFYDKPSVKKRAKSKAAAKYRSR